A window of the Artemia franciscana chromosome 21, ASM3288406v1, whole genome shotgun sequence genome harbors these coding sequences:
- the LOC136040889 gene encoding uncharacterized protein LOC136040889, with translation MKSNYPKEIKVYKLGTGDVTEEKTLGVLQESGKIRLEELGNFSRPQVLVVLLGLRGSGKSTTASLLSGNEKMFLQGRSSTKTTTIGIDISSIIPANEYVPAINNALKNSFNNSGSTFPLVFTDSEGIGVKGDSIDFVSTIPPLLFSNVIIWVTTDSLRADEELTKLNRYLNLANKIQDENESILGGDSLDSLSFGSMMSFSNKGQMASKNQVFFQREMSPSPRLCRSNSMRSSKSDKIYSALIQRVEDMENVETMDSVMAQMAQRLYYPPNPMNSSPSFQSYGRSSFGN, from the exons ATGAAGAGTAACTacccaaaagaaattaaagtatACAAATTAGGAACAGGAGATGTAACAGAAGAAAAAACGCTTGGTGTTCTCCAAGAGAGTGGTAAAATTCGGTTAGAAGAGCTAGGCAACTTTTCTAGGCCACAAGTACTTGTGGTTCTTTTGGGACTTCGTGGATCTGGAAAATCAACCACTGCCTCATTGCTATCaggaaatgaaaaaatgtttctcCAGGGAAGAAGTAgcacaaaaacaacaactataGGCATTGATATATCCTCAATAATTCCTGCTAATGAATATGTTCCTGCAATCAATAATGCATTAAAAAACAGTTTCAATAACAGTGGATCAACTTTTCCGTTAGTATTTACTGACAGTGAAGGAATTGGAGTGAAAGGCGACAGCATTGATTTTGTTTCAACAATTCCTCCTTTGCTTTTTTCCAACGTTATAATATGGGTGACAACTGATTCTTTACGGGCAGATGAGGAACTTACAAAATTGAATCGCTATCTGAATTTGGCAAATAAAATCCAAGATGAGAATG aatctaTTCTTGGTGGCGACAGCCTTGACAGTCTAAGCTTTGGTTCTATGATGAGTTTCTCTAACAAAGGACAGATGGCATCGAAAAACCAAGTATTTTTCCAGCGGGAGATGTCGCCAAGCCCACGTCTTTGCCGGAGTAACAGCATGAGAAGCAGCAAATCTGACAAAATATATTCAGCCCTGATACAAAGAGTTGAGGATATGGAGAATGTGGAGACGATGGATTCTGTCATGGCTCAAATGGCTCAAAG GCTATACTACCCTCCAAATCCGATGAATTCAAGCCCATCTTTTCAGTCATATGGCCGTTCAAGTTTTGGAAACTAG